A DNA window from Acropora palmata chromosome 12, jaAcrPala1.3, whole genome shotgun sequence contains the following coding sequences:
- the LOC141859775 gene encoding uncharacterized protein LOC141859775, with translation MDDIKKTIEYLKKHMTTATQNGDRGQETAAYGNLGNACQSLGEYRKAIEYHKKHLKIAKEIGDRGGEGRAYGGLGNAYDSLSDYGKAIEYYEKHLKIAKEIRDRGGEGGTYGNLGRAYRSLGDYRKAIEYHEKHLKITIEIGDRGGEGRGYLNLGNAYQSLGDYGKAIEYHEKHLKIAIEIGDRGGEGRGYGSLGNSYQSLGDYRKAIEYYEKHLKIATEIGDRRGEGRTYGNLGNAYRSLGDYRKAIEYLEKHLKIATEIGDRYGEGRTYGSLGNAYQSLGDYRKAIEYHEKDLKIAIEIGDRGGEGGAYGSLGNAYRSLGDYRKAIEYHEKDLKIAIEIGDQGGEGRGYGGLGNAYQSLSDYRKAIEYHGKHLTIATEIGDRCGEGTAYGNLGNAYLSLGDYRKAIESVEKRLKIAIEIGDRGGEGIAYGNLGIAYRSLGDYGKAIEYHEKDLQIAVDIGDQGGEGRAYESLGSAYGLLGDYRKAIEYHEKHLKIATEIGDQAGEGAAYHNIGIDFSCLEEIENAVDNFLSAVDVFNSLRSQLRSQDNWKINFRQLHEATYNALWVSLLRIKKIDEALFAAEQGRAQTLSDNLLLQYKLDASSSSATIDTKETLSRLFTKVSSPTLFLAIKDFTTNIWFLRKGKEIVFLQGRLEGDRREKDPFLALLELSLNEMEAEGPAKCEDRTVDEIDHESSFGTEVRGEGVTKPPSPPLDNPFKPFYDAVIDPILDMLESQDDELVIVPDGALCLTPWSAVFESIRIRIVPSLTSYELILSVPEGHHKKKGALLVGNPCLKDLKKPLHDLPWAQKEVEMIASILKTTPVTGIHATKAEVMKRISSVGLIHIAAHGNKKKGEIVLSPNPGWSSKFPHRKDYILEMSDVQAANLRARLVVLSCCHSGRGRVLKGEGVVGIARAFLAAGARSVLVTLWAIEDEATMVFMKSFYQHLKEGKTASAAVQQSMKFLRESEQFSEMKHWAPFQLIGDDVKIEFEADDDVKK, from the coding sequence ATGGATGACATTAAAAAAACCATTGAGTACCTCAAAAAACATATGACGACTGCAACGCAAAATGGTGATCGGGGCCAAGAAacagcagcctatggaaatctcggtaatgcatgccagtcactgggtgagtATCGAAAAGCaattgagtatcataaaaaacatttaaaaattgcaaaagaaattggtgatcggggcggagaaggaagagcgtATGGAGGTCTCGGCaatgcttacgactcactgagtgactatggaaaagccattgagtattatgaaaaacatttgaaaattgcaaaagaaattcgtgatcggggcggagaaggaggaacttatggaaatctcggtagaGCTTACCGGTccctgggtgactatcgaaaagccattgagtatcatgaaaaacatttgaaaattacaatagaaattggtgatcggggcggagaaggaagaggctatttaaatctcggtaatgcttaccaatcactgggtgactatggaaaagccattgagtatcatgaaaaacatttgaaaattgcaatagaaattggtgatcggggcggagaaggaagaggctatggaagtctcggtaattcTTACCAATCACttggtgactatcgaaaagccattgagtattatgaaaaacatttaaaaattgcaacagaaattggtgatcggcgcggagaaggaagaacctatggaaatctcggtaatgcttaccggtcactgggtgactatcgaaaagccattgagtatcttgaaaaacatttaaaaattgcaacagaaattggtgatcggtacggagaaggaagaacttatggaagtctcggtaatgcttaccagtcactgggtgactatcgaaaagccattgagtatcatgaaaaagatttgaaaattgcaatagaaattggtgatcggggcggagaaggaggagcctatggaagtctcggtaatgcttaccgatcactgggtgactatcgaaaagccattgagtatcatgaaaaagatttgaaaattgcaatagaaattggtgatcagggcggagaaggaagaggcTATGGaggtctcggtaatgcttaccagtcactgagtgactatcgaaaagccattgagtatcatggaaaacatttaacaattgcaacagaaattggtgatcggtgCGGAGAAGGgacagcctatggaaatctcggtaatgcttacctgTCACTGGGTGATTATCGAAAAGCCATCGAGTCTGTTGAAAAACGCTTGAAAATTGcgatagaaattggtgatcggggcggagaaggaatagcctatggaaatctcggtattgcttaccgatcactgggtgactatggaaaagccattgagtatcatgaaaaagatttgcaAATTGCAGTAGATATTGGTGATCAGGGCGGAGAAGGACGCGCCTATGAGAGTCTTGGTAGTGCTTACGGGTTGCttggtgactatcgaaaagccattgagtatcatgaaaaacatttaaaaattgcaacagaaattggtgatcaggccggagaaggagcagcttATCACAACATTGGCATTGACTTCTCCTGtcttgaagaaattgaaaacgcGGTGGATAATTTTCTTTCCGCTGTGGATGTCTTTAATTCTTTGAGATCTCAATTGAGGTCTCAAGATaactggaaaataaactttcgtcAGCTGCACGAAGCGACGTACAATGCTTTATGGGTGTCGTTACTAAGAATTAAAAAGATCGATGAAGCTTTGTTTGCGGCTGAACAAGGACGAGCGCAGACTTTGTCTGATAATTTGCTGCTTCAATATAAACTTGATGCATCCTCATCATCTGCCACAATTGACACTAAAGAGACATTATCTCGCTTGTTCACAAAGGTTTCCTCACCAACTCTTTTTCTAGCAATTAAAGACTTTACAACCAACATCTGGTTTCTGAGAAAGGGAAAGGAAATTGTGTTTCTGCAAGGGAGACTGGAGGGTGACAGAAGAGAGAAAGATCCCTTTCTCGCCTTACTGGAATtatctttgaatgaaatggaGGCCGAGGGACCAGCAAAATGTGAAGATCGCACAGTTGATGAAATTGACCATGAATCCTCGTTTGGCACAGAAGTTCGGGGTGAAGGAGTTACAAAACCACCATCGCCGCCTTTAGATAATCCCTTTAAGCCATTTTATGATGCAGTTATTGATCCAATTCTTGACATGCTCGAATCTCAAGACgacgagttggtcattgttccTGATGGTGCGCTGTGCCTTACTCCATGGTCCGCAGTTTTTGAATCGATTAGGATTCGCATTGTTCCATCACTTACAAGTTATGAATTGATCTTAAGTGTACCCGAAGGACATCACAAGAAGAAGGGGGCGCTTTTGGTTGGAAATCCCTGCTTAAAAGACTTGAAGAAACCCTTGCATGACCTACCATGGGCTCAAAAGGaagtagaaatgattgcatcaattctcaaGACCACACCTGTGACAGGGATACatgcaacaaaagctgaagtgatgaaacgGATATCGTCAGTTGGCttaattcatattgctgcccacggaaacaagaaaaagggGGAAATTGTGTTGTCTCCAAACCCGGGATGGTCTTCAAAGTTCCCTCACAGAAAGGATTACATTTTAGAAATGTCCGATGTGCAGGCTGCCAAtcttcgagctcgtcttgtggtgctaagttgctgtcacagtggacgaggcagagtcttgaagggtgagggtgtggtcggtatcgcacgtgcttttttggcagctggtgctcgttctgtgttggtgaCCCTGTGGGCAATAGAAGACGAAGCTACCAtggtgttcatgaaaagtttctaccaacacctgaaggaaggaaaaaccgcCAGTGCTGCCGTTCAGCAATCGATGAAATTCCTTCGTGAATCTGAGCAGTTTTCTGAGATGAAGCactgggctccattccaacttatcggagatgacGTCAAGATTGAATTCGAGGCGGATGATGacgtcaaaaaatga